The Canis lupus baileyi chromosome 37, mCanLup2.hap1, whole genome shotgun sequence DNA window GGTCACCGGGGAGTGACGAGCACGGTTGCCGTTCCCGAGCGTAAGGCTCACGGTCGCTAGGGAGCCGAGCTGCGGCCGCTCGCCAGTAACCACCGTCTGCGGGGCACGAGGAGTTTCTGAGCCGCTGCCCCCCTGGCTCCCGTCCGCCTGTCCCCGCAGGACGTCGTTCTGTCCGGCTCGAAGGGGGCGGTCTGCCGTTTAGACCGCGAACGTTAAAATTAGCCTGTTTCCCTCTTTGACTCTGTTCCCGACTCCGTGACGGTGCAGTGCTGCTCCACGCAGAGTCCAGCGCGATCCCGATGGGCCGGTGTCGTGAGGCCCGGGCCTTTCCAAGTGTCTGTGGAGCTGGGGCGGCACCGTTGGAAAGGATGCTGTGACCTCAAGGGGTACGAAGGACACGGTGGAACCCGCCACGAGAGACCCACACAGGGCCTAGGACTATGGTGTCTGCACCTCCAGGAGGACTCGCTGATGTTTCAGTAAAAACGTGGACATGGCACCTCAGGAGCAAAGGAGAAAGGTGCTCGAATACCAGCGACAAGGGAACCAGAAGATGAGTTCTAAAAACCGTTGCTGAACACAAACCGTGCTGGGTTGTGTTCTGAAAAGTAATAGGACGGTTACCTTTGTTAAATATCAGAATAGGTGTCCACGGACAGATAGGAACATAGGCAGGAAGTCAGTGAGATCCAATAACTGATACCAGGCTCATTCCAGTAACAGAGACACATCGTATTTGTCAATCTAAATTATAGATTACCTCCCGTTTACAGTCTAAATTTCAGCATGAAAGTGTTACAAATGATACAGGTATCACCATGGAAACCCTGGCTGGTTTTCAAGTGACTTaggaataatgtttaaaaaacgTTGTGTTCAGAAGAAGGGAAAATCACTGTTACGTAGAATAGTCCGGAAAGACTTTACAGAGACTTGGGCTTGATCTGTGGAGGAGAGACCATTGCCAATTATTGAGGACTTACACTGTCTGTCCCAGGCTCTTTAATCtagtttatgtttgttttttataagatTGAGAAGCAGACCTTTGTCTCCCACATCCATCTTATAGACCAGGAGACTGACCCATTGTTACTTACCCAGAGCCACACCTCAGAGGTGGTGTGATTAGCGTTCAGACAGCCCTGTCAGGCTTCAAAGCCCACGCTCTTGCCATAAAGAGCCTGAAGGGCACAGAGATGAAATGCCAGGCATCCCCAGGGGCTTCAACACGACCTCACGGTAAACTCACAGTACACTAGGGATGACATATGAAAGGCTGGCAGTCTTCACTTGTGTTGCCGTCAGCCTGACCCACAAGAGAAGAGGGACCACTAACCAGTGCCAAGCCAGGGGACTCAATGGGAATGGTCTCATGGATTTGGGATGAAGGATGACTGGCAGTGTAAGGCAGGGACACAGAGTCAGGGTGACCAGATAAGAAGAGAATTTCAGAACGGAAGGCTGGAAGGCAGAGATGCTATATGTGCTGATAGAGGCAGAGAGGGTCCGGACCCAGAAACTACAGAAGGAGGATGGACTGCGAACCCTGGAGTCAGGAAACCTCTCCGAAGACAGAGCCTGGGAGGCAGAGCGGTCTGATGGAGAGGTGCTGGGGCAGCACAGTAGCAAGGAGCCGCCTATGTCTTCCCGGCCCCAGACTCGGGACTCAGACTGGTTCACGTTGAGTCCTCGGGAGATGTGCGCTTCTACTTTCTGTGAAGGGTTTACGTGCTGGTCCCAGATTCTCCACCGTGGTAGTGCGGTGCTTTCCCATGGAGGAGGCAGACTTCTTGGCAGTCAGTTTGGTTAGGTCAGTGTGTGGGAAGATGTCCTGACGCCTCCCACGCTCTAATCTACCTCTGCTCTCTTATCTTACAGTTTGGCCTGGGCTAAAGCATCACCAGACCCTAGGATTGCCGTAGACCAACAGTCCCCACTGGAGAAAAAACTCCTGGTAAATCATCTTCATGTTGTGCACTTGGGAACTGCTAGGAGAAGTAGCCTTGGGTTTAAAACCCTGTGCAGGTGACCCCTCCCTGGTGGGTATGTTTACCTATATCCATACCTGCAAAACAGTATTCTGTTCAAAATGCCCAACACtaggtcagcctgggtggctcagcggtttagcaccaccttgggcccagggcgtgatcctggagacccaggattgagtcccacatcaggctccctgcatgaagcctgcttctccctctgcctgtgcctgtgcctctgcctctctgtgtgtgtggttaaataaaattaaacaacaaaaaaaagaaaaatgcccaacactacatattttaaaactagtgGTTGATTTTGGTGACCAGTAATTCAGCTCTGAGAGCTCACAGTTTCACATAGGATTGATGGGAGTAAAAATCACAGTGATTATGCCAAGAAAGCATTATAAAATTCTCTGCCCCACTTTGACAGAACCTAGGTGGTGTGCATAGCACGGCAGCACGGCAGCTGATAACCCAGAAGTACCAGGAGGAATACGAAGCACTGTGCAGGGAGCAGGCTCTGTCTCTCGACTACTGGCTTGCCAAGGCAGAGTCCTATTACAATAAGAGGATAGTGGATATGATGAAAGAACAAGACACAGGCCATGAAAAGAAATTGGAGGGAAGGATGACCCAAAACCTAGAGAAACTGAAGCGGTATTACTTGGTTCCTGACCGGGAGTTGAAGCACATAGAGAGGCACATACACCGCGTGGGGCAGGTCAGAGAGCTCAAGAACAAAGCAGGTCGGCACCTACCACGGCCTAGTGAAACAAAGTTCCCAAGGATCCTGCCAGAAGAGCGTGGTGTCCTGGGcacacagaggaggaagcaggtaaGCGAGCGGGAGCAGATACAGATCAAAGATCACCAGCAGCGCATGCTCCAGGGAAGAGAGGTCCTGGAGCAGAGGCTCCAGGAAGGAGTCCTGAGACAAGGCCGGAGCCAGAGGCCCACACGTGACCGGTGTGCAAGAGCCgagaaagaaaccaaagagtTTGAAAGTGTTACCGTATACCCTCTCTTCCAACCATGCAGTCAGAGTCGGATTAAAGTGAACATTCtcatggaaaagaatagagaggaaGCCATTACCATTATAAAACCACATCAAAGAAAATTCTTAACGATGCCGCCCTTTCTGCGAAgccaaataggaaaaataaaagactagtAAAGTTTCAGTGCGTTTGTAATAAAATCACGTGTCTTAAGTGAACTTTTGTTTGCAGTACTCCTTCTTGTCTCTCCCAGAGTTCATGGATGTTTGTATCTGATTCTGGAGCACCAGTTCTGGATGTGAAGCTGGGCAGAGTGGGTTTTACTTACCTAGTGTTTGCTGGTGCGGAGTCTTGACGTCCAGGGTCCCCACCTGGTCAGTGATGCTGAGCAAGGGATGCTCCACCACTCCCCCTACTCCCAGCCCTGGAAGCTATCACGTGAGATCTCTGTAGGTCCGCCTATTGTCACAGCTTTATGGGGAACTACTGACCAGGCCCTCAGCATATGCTGCAACCCACAGTTTGTGTGAGCAACTGCACCTGAGAGTGTCCTGTGTGCGCCATGTGGCCAGTATGAGGTCCCTGCCCTTGGGTAGCATACATGTGGTGGCCACTCAGGTGCTATGCAAGGGTGACGCCCTACCAGGTCCCACTGAGCCGGAGGGTAGTGACCGCCTAGGTGATGTGCGGGGAGGGATGCCCCACCAGGCCCCGCTGAGCAAGAAGGGCTGTTGTCTCAGTAAGTAGTGACTGCTCAGGTTGGTTCCAGCTCCATGTGTCACTTTCTGTCGCCCATGGAAACAACATCTTTCCAACCCACACTCATAACTCAGGAAACAAATTCCTGCATTGAGTGAGAGTTGTAATCACCAAGCAGAATGAAATGTATTGGTTTCACTTTCAGTACATTGTCTCTCCAGACACCAACACGCAAGGAAGGTGGGCTTGAGAGTCGGTGAGTGGAGCATCAGGAAGGGAAATGAGACCCCTCCTCAAGCTGTGCTGGTCCTGATGCAGGAGCCCCGCACCAGCAGCTTACTGGTCACCCGACTGCACTGGTGGCAGCATCCACTAGGCTTTTCCTCAGGGGTAAGACTATTGGCTCTCCCCCtgtgccctcacccccacctgcTGTGCCTCCCACTCGAGGCTCACCCCATGCAGTCCCTGGCCTCCCACCTCCATGTCCTAGGGGTGGATCCCCTGCCTTGTAACCATGTGTGTTGTCAGAGCATGAGGGGCAGGAGGCCTGGAAACCCAGGTCGATGGGGTAGCGGTACCCCTTTGAGTTGACTGGGACCAAAGAGCAGCCTCATACATAACTGGAGGGGAGCCTGGCCGGCTCAGATGCTGGAGCCTGCAACTCctgacctcaggatcctgagttcgagccccacgttgggtatagagatgacttaaaaataagcCGATGTTTCCTGCAAGGATTTTCAGGCTGGACACATTGGTGAGGTCAGCAGCCCCATTTCTCCAAATCTAGCATAAACGCAACTGGTGATGGCAAGGCAGTGTCAAGCTCATGTGGCTAAGAATAAAAGTCTGAAGAAGGGCTTAGTTTGGCCCAACCTGATGCCATCATCTCCCTTGCCAACAGCTAGCCTTCCATC harbors:
- the LOC140626258 gene encoding putative uncharacterized protein ZNRD1-AS1; the protein is MLYVLIEAERVRTQKLQKEDGLRTLESGNLSEDRAWEAERSDGEVLGQHSSKEPPMSSRPQTRDSDWFTLSPREILAWAKASPDPRIAVDQQSPLEKKLLNLGGVHSTAARQLITQKYQEEYEALCREQALSLDYWLAKAESYYNKRIVDMMKEQDTGHEKKLEGRMTQNLEKLKRYYLVPDRELKHIERHIHRVGQVRELKNKAGRHLPRPSETKFPRILPEERGVLGTQRRKQVSEREQIQIKDHQQRMLQGREVLEQRLQEGVLRQGRSQRPTRDRCARAEKETKEFESVTVYPLFQPCSQSRIKVNILMEKNREEAITIIKPHQRKFLTMPPFLRSQIGKIKD